Proteins from a genomic interval of Desulfofustis limnaeus:
- a CDS encoding glycerate kinase type-2 family protein, whose translation MGWVQRRDDLTAIFQAALHRVDPYRMLVEHVHLTGDELHIELGARDLRVDLKRYRRIVAMGAGKATAPMALALEEIMGDRLDGGLIVVKYGHTEQLQKIHLLEAGHPVPDENGLAATRRIMALAEQSDEQTLVISLISGGGSALLPLPARAVVDGEEVAITLAEKQKTTGLLLACGADIEEINCIRKHLSMIKGGRLLSRLAPARSLNFILSDVVGDSLSSIASGATCADPTTFADAFEIIKKYSIDEQVPPAVRRFLEAGARGAIPETVKEGSPELELTTNILIGTNLQALDAAAAEAQRRGYRPIRLTSRIVGEAREVAKVLAAIALDCAAQATLAEPPVCILSGGEPVVQVRGRGTGGRNQEMALSYLLELAHHRELAGHLSFLAGATDGNDGPTDAAGAFADLELLEQATKKGLHLQTYLENNDSYHFFQQCGGLLLTGPTNTNVCDLHCTLIDSS comes from the coding sequence ATGGGCTGGGTGCAGCGACGGGATGATCTGACGGCAATATTCCAGGCGGCATTGCATCGTGTCGATCCCTATCGGATGCTGGTGGAACACGTCCATCTGACGGGAGATGAACTCCATATCGAGCTTGGCGCTCGGGATCTACGGGTTGACCTGAAGCGGTATCGACGCATTGTCGCCATGGGCGCCGGCAAGGCTACCGCGCCCATGGCGCTGGCTCTTGAGGAAATCATGGGCGATCGGCTGGACGGCGGCCTCATTGTCGTGAAATATGGTCACACCGAGCAACTCCAAAAGATCCACCTGCTTGAAGCCGGTCACCCGGTTCCCGATGAAAACGGGCTTGCGGCCACCCGCCGGATCATGGCGTTGGCCGAGCAAAGCGACGAGCAGACGTTGGTGATTTCACTGATTTCCGGCGGTGGATCGGCATTGTTGCCGCTTCCTGCCCGGGCGGTGGTTGACGGTGAGGAAGTGGCTATCACCCTTGCCGAGAAACAGAAAACCACCGGCCTGCTCCTGGCCTGCGGTGCCGATATCGAGGAAATCAACTGTATCCGCAAGCATCTGTCGATGATCAAGGGAGGGCGTCTGCTGAGCCGGCTGGCGCCGGCTCGCAGCCTCAACTTCATCCTTTCCGATGTGGTGGGTGATTCATTGTCGAGCATCGCTTCGGGGGCAACCTGCGCCGACCCCACCACCTTCGCTGATGCCTTCGAAATAATTAAGAAATACTCCATTGACGAACAGGTTCCCCCGGCGGTTCGGCGCTTTCTCGAAGCGGGAGCACGGGGAGCGATACCGGAGACCGTCAAGGAGGGGAGTCCGGAACTGGAATTAACAACCAATATCCTCATCGGCACCAATCTCCAAGCCCTTGATGCGGCCGCAGCAGAAGCTCAACGGCGCGGCTATCGGCCGATCCGTCTGACCAGCCGTATCGTCGGAGAGGCCCGCGAGGTGGCCAAGGTTCTTGCGGCGATCGCTCTTGATTGTGCGGCGCAGGCGACCCTGGCCGAGCCTCCGGTCTGTATTCTGTCCGGAGGAGAGCCGGTGGTGCAGGTACGGGGCAGAGGCACGGGCGGCCGGAATCAGGAAATGGCACTGTCCTACCTGCTTGAGTTGGCGCATCACCGGGAGCTGGCCGGCCATCTCAGCTTCCTTGCCGGCGCCACCGACGGCAACGACGGCCCCACCGACGCGGCGGGGGCTTTCGCTGATCTGGAACTCCTGGAACAGGCGACGAAAAAAGGACTTCATCTCCAGACCTATCTGGAAAATAATGATTCCTATCATTTCTTTCAGCAATGCGGCGGACTGCTGCTTACCGGTCCGACCAACACCAACGTCTGTGACCTGCACTGCACCCTGATCGATTCTTCATGA
- a CDS encoding glycosyltransferase translates to MNISFYLPFVSCHGTANKKVAPTARQAGDAMTIPPPPWFPPSFLVPYAAADLLQLSTQGLDGMALYGFLQEQRHDICIASTYCSRGTYLKPWGFSLLKEQRKVALSRQSTTKSTVWLSCHCSDTAPDLLGPHCRRHLSIPYVVYQPIPPEHGHRFKIGSLAGQWLNRRALQRADLVFIDRKTTEQQLRHALPLQRIQYIKPRLNPDHFSFDLVARRALREYWSVGEQRIVMTTAMLRPGVKTIGVRKVIDSCQRLRQRGLETLLVIAGDGLDRTLLEREAREKLADQVIFIGKIPRHDLYRYYSAADVFAFPGIQESRGLVFLEAQAAGLPVVACADWSAADTVVHEKTGLLAPASQPDRFTGYLERILTNREERITMREAAKNHVRSNHAAEDGYRLVQRAMEKIVARKNQAYS, encoded by the coding sequence ATGAACATATCCTTCTACCTGCCGTTCGTTTCCTGCCATGGCACCGCCAACAAAAAGGTTGCCCCAACGGCACGGCAGGCGGGAGACGCGATGACGATACCGCCGCCCCCGTGGTTTCCGCCCTCATTTTTGGTACCTTACGCTGCTGCCGATCTGCTACAGTTGTCCACTCAAGGGCTCGATGGCATGGCCCTTTACGGTTTCTTGCAGGAGCAACGTCACGATATTTGTATCGCCAGCACCTATTGCAGCCGCGGCACCTACCTGAAACCGTGGGGATTCTCCCTGTTGAAAGAGCAACGAAAAGTGGCCTTGTCCCGGCAGAGCACGACCAAGTCTACTGTCTGGCTGAGCTGTCATTGCAGTGATACCGCACCTGACCTGCTCGGCCCCCATTGCCGTCGGCACCTGTCGATCCCCTATGTCGTCTACCAACCGATTCCTCCAGAGCATGGTCATCGGTTCAAGATCGGCTCCTTGGCCGGGCAGTGGCTCAACCGCCGTGCCCTGCAGAGGGCTGACCTGGTCTTCATCGATCGAAAAACCACGGAACAACAGTTGCGTCACGCCTTGCCGTTGCAACGAATCCAGTATATCAAACCGCGACTCAATCCCGACCATTTTTCTTTTGATCTGGTAGCCCGCCGAGCACTCAGAGAATACTGGTCTGTCGGGGAGCAACGTATCGTCATGACAACTGCCATGCTTCGGCCGGGGGTGAAAACCATCGGCGTAAGAAAAGTAATCGACAGTTGTCAACGGTTGCGGCAACGCGGGCTGGAGACCTTATTGGTAATCGCCGGCGATGGTCTCGATCGAACCCTGCTGGAGCGTGAGGCCCGGGAGAAGCTGGCCGATCAGGTGATCTTCATCGGCAAGATTCCACGCCATGACCTGTATCGCTACTACAGCGCCGCCGATGTCTTTGCCTTTCCCGGCATCCAGGAGTCGCGAGGATTGGTTTTTCTGGAGGCACAAGCGGCCGGCCTGCCGGTGGTTGCCTGTGCCGATTGGAGCGCCGCGGACACGGTTGTCCATGAAAAGACCGGCCTACTGGCGCCGGCCAGTCAACCAGACCGCTTTACCGGGTATCTGGAACGAATACTGACCAACCGAGAGGAGCGCATCACCATGCGTGAGGCGGCCAAGAATCACGTTCGCAGCAATCACGCGGCAGAGGACGGCTACCGTCTCGTCCAGCGGGCCATGGAAAAAATCGTGGCACGGAAGAACCAGGCATACTCCTGA
- the speA gene encoding biosynthetic arginine decarboxylase codes for MERWNTTKSAELYGVPEWSGGYFTIADSGEMMVLPAAGETGRAVSISQIAKGVKERGLDMPVLLRVENILDAQIATLNETFRQAMDELGYQGSFLGAYPIKVNQQQQVVEQITHFGSRYHHGLEAGSKAELIAAMGTMRDRKSVLICNGYKDEEFIDLGLYATKIGFTCILVVEMPDELPLILERSKELGAKPILGIRIKLASQASGHWAESGGDRSIFGLNTNQVIKAVDLLAQEGMLDCLQMVHYHLGSQISNIREIRSAVHEACQVYAGLAKEGAAVAYLDLGGGLAVDYDGSQSNFMSSRNYSINEYCTDIIEAVMTSLDEVGIQHPTIITESGRALVAYYSILLFNVLDVTRYRPDPLPEHLPDDCPAQINYMMETLEKLTIRNLQESFNDILFYRDEARHLFHHGKIDLRQRALAEQIFWTTITRISELSKELKHVTPELADLERVLSDIYYCNFSVFQSLPDAWAIGQLFPIMPIHRLNEEPTVNAVLADITCDCDGKIDQFIDRRGVRRFLPLHELKNSDEYLLGAFLVGAYQETLGDLHNLLGDTNVVTVRILDNGEFEFVNELEGDTVADVLSYVEYDPKRLFNSFRKTAERAVRAERITAQERKQIVQAYEAGLRGYTYFER; via the coding sequence ATGGAACGCTGGAACACCACCAAGTCAGCGGAATTGTATGGGGTTCCCGAATGGAGCGGCGGCTATTTCACCATCGCCGACAGTGGAGAGATGATGGTGCTGCCCGCTGCCGGTGAAACAGGCAGAGCCGTCAGCATCAGCCAGATCGCCAAAGGGGTCAAGGAGCGGGGGCTGGACATGCCGGTGCTGCTGCGCGTCGAGAACATTCTCGACGCCCAGATTGCCACCCTGAACGAGACCTTTCGCCAGGCCATGGACGAACTCGGCTACCAGGGCTCGTTCCTTGGCGCCTACCCGATCAAGGTCAACCAGCAACAACAGGTGGTGGAACAGATCACCCATTTCGGCTCCCGCTACCACCATGGCCTGGAAGCGGGCAGCAAGGCGGAACTGATCGCCGCCATGGGTACCATGCGCGATCGCAAATCGGTGCTGATCTGCAACGGCTACAAGGATGAAGAGTTCATCGATCTCGGCCTGTACGCGACAAAGATCGGCTTCACCTGTATTCTGGTGGTGGAGATGCCTGACGAGCTACCGCTGATCCTGGAACGCTCCAAGGAACTCGGGGCCAAACCGATCCTCGGCATCCGCATCAAGCTCGCCTCACAGGCCTCGGGGCACTGGGCCGAATCGGGCGGCGACCGCTCCATTTTCGGCCTCAACACCAACCAGGTGATCAAAGCGGTCGATCTGCTGGCCCAAGAGGGCATGCTCGACTGCCTGCAGATGGTTCACTATCATCTCGGTTCGCAGATCTCCAACATCCGCGAAATCCGCTCGGCAGTCCACGAGGCCTGCCAGGTCTATGCCGGCCTGGCCAAGGAAGGGGCAGCGGTTGCCTACCTGGACCTGGGCGGCGGTCTGGCCGTCGATTACGACGGGTCGCAGTCGAATTTCATGTCCAGCCGCAACTATTCGATAAACGAGTACTGCACCGACATCATCGAAGCGGTCATGACCTCGCTGGACGAGGTTGGGATCCAGCACCCGACCATCATCACCGAGTCGGGCCGGGCCCTGGTGGCCTATTATTCGATCCTGCTGTTCAACGTGCTCGACGTCACCCGCTATCGTCCCGACCCGCTGCCGGAGCATCTGCCCGACGACTGCCCGGCGCAAATCAATTACATGATGGAAACCCTGGAGAAGCTGACCATCCGCAATCTCCAGGAAAGCTTCAACGACATCCTCTTCTATCGCGACGAAGCCAGGCATCTCTTTCACCACGGCAAAATCGACCTGCGCCAGCGGGCCCTCGCCGAACAGATTTTCTGGACGACCATCACCCGGATCTCCGAGTTGTCCAAAGAACTGAAACACGTGACCCCTGAGCTGGCCGACCTGGAACGAGTTTTGTCTGATATTTATTATTGTAATTTCAGCGTCTTCCAATCTCTTCCCGATGCCTGGGCCATCGGTCAGCTGTTCCCCATCATGCCTATCCATCGGCTCAACGAGGAACCGACCGTCAATGCGGTACTCGCCGATATCACCTGCGACTGCGACGGCAAGATCGACCAGTTCATCGATCGGCGCGGCGTCCGACGCTTTCTGCCGCTGCACGAACTGAAAAACTCCGACGAGTACCTGCTCGGCGCCTTTCTGGTCGGCGCCTACCAGGAGACCCTCGGCGATCTGCACAATCTGCTTGGCGATACCAATGTGGTAACCGTGCGCATCCTGGACAACGGTGAGTTCGAGTTCGTCAACGAACTGGAGGGCGACACGGTTGCCGATGTCCTGTCCTATGTGGAATACGACCCGAAACGGTTGTTCAACAGCTTCCGCAAGACGGCCGAACGGGCGGTGCGGGCTGAACGGATCACCGCCCAGGAACGAAAACAGATCGTCCAGGCCTATGAAGCCGGCCTGCGCGGCTACACCTATTTCGAGCGTTGA
- a CDS encoding saccharopine dehydrogenase family protein: MAHVLIVGAGGVGSVVAHKCAQVPSVFSRISLASRTKSKCDAIAASVRQRCDVAIDTYALDADRVDETTALIERIKPQLVLNVALPYQDLALMDACLKTGVDYLDTANYEPPDEAKFEYKWQWAYRRSFVEAGLMALLGSGFDPGVTNVFCAWAQKHRFDEIHELDIIDCNAGDHGQHFATNFNPEINIREITQRGRYWEHGEWVETDPLSWSMTYDFPDGIGPKKCYLMYHEELESLVLHLKGLKRARFWMTFSEQYLTHLRVLENVGMTRIDPVDYHGTPVVPLQFLKSVLPEPASLGPLTKGRTCIGCLLKGTKDGKPRHLYIYNICSHEDAYREVGSQAISYTTGVPAMIGAMMMLTGTWKRAGVWHMEQFDPDPFMEELNRHGLPWKTIEW; the protein is encoded by the coding sequence ATGGCACACGTACTAATTGTCGGAGCCGGCGGCGTCGGCAGCGTCGTCGCCCACAAATGCGCCCAAGTTCCATCGGTCTTTTCCCGGATATCACTGGCCAGTCGAACCAAGAGCAAATGCGACGCCATTGCCGCTTCGGTACGGCAGCGTTGCGATGTCGCCATCGACACCTATGCCCTCGACGCCGATCGGGTCGACGAGACCACGGCGCTGATCGAGCGGATCAAGCCGCAGTTGGTACTCAACGTAGCCCTGCCGTATCAGGACTTGGCGTTGATGGACGCCTGCCTGAAGACCGGGGTCGATTACCTGGATACCGCCAATTACGAGCCGCCGGATGAGGCCAAGTTCGAGTACAAATGGCAGTGGGCATACCGCCGCTCCTTTGTCGAAGCCGGCCTGATGGCCCTGCTCGGCTCCGGTTTCGATCCCGGCGTCACCAACGTCTTTTGCGCCTGGGCGCAGAAGCACCGATTTGACGAGATACACGAATTGGACATCATCGATTGCAACGCCGGTGACCACGGTCAACATTTTGCCACCAATTTCAACCCGGAGATCAACATCCGGGAGATCACCCAACGCGGCCGCTACTGGGAACACGGTGAATGGGTGGAGACCGACCCGCTCTCCTGGTCAATGACCTATGATTTTCCCGACGGGATCGGTCCGAAAAAATGCTACCTGATGTATCACGAAGAGCTGGAATCCCTGGTCCTGCATCTCAAAGGCCTGAAACGGGCCCGTTTCTGGATGACGTTTTCGGAGCAATACCTGACCCATCTGCGGGTTCTGGAAAACGTCGGCATGACCCGGATCGATCCGGTTGACTATCACGGTACGCCGGTGGTGCCGCTGCAGTTTCTCAAGTCCGTCTTACCGGAGCCGGCCTCCCTCGGTCCCCTGACCAAGGGCCGCACCTGCATCGGCTGCCTGCTCAAGGGGACCAAGGACGGCAAGCCCCGACATCTCTACATCTACAACATCTGCAGCCATGAAGACGCCTACCGCGAGGTCGGCTCCCAGGCGATCAGCTACACCACCGGCGTGCCGGCCATGATCGGGGCGATGATGATGCTCACCGGTACCTGGAAACGGGCCGGCGTCTGGCATATGGAGCAGTTCGATCCTGATCCGTTCATGGAAGAGCTGAACCGCCACGGTCTCCCCTGGAAGACCATCGAGTGGTAA
- the nspC gene encoding carboxynorspermidine decarboxylase produces MNTEQPVNFDPGLVKTPAFVVDEGLLERNLEILADIKRRTGCRILLALKCFAMHSVFPQLHRVLDGTCASSPHEARLGREEFGGEVHTFAAAYSEDDVRDLAATTDHLVFNSFRQFDRFRAPAQAQAESLGRRLRFGLRINPEHSEGAVAIYDPCAPGSRLGIRRRDFREEDLELISGLHWHNLCEQNADCLERTIGAVEHSFGPFLARMDYINFGGGHHITRADYDRELLVRLVNDFQQRWGVQVYLEPGEAVALNCGFLVTTVLDIVQADGDIAIIDASVPAHMPDVLEMPYRPHIIGSGHPGEKRYSCRIGGLSCLAGDVAGAYSFDRPLQIGQRLLFTDMAIYTMVKTTTFNGVQLPAIIRCGAGNGKLRVVRTFAYEDFKTRLS; encoded by the coding sequence ATGAACACCGAACAACCGGTCAATTTTGACCCAGGCCTAGTGAAGACCCCGGCCTTTGTCGTGGACGAAGGCCTGTTGGAGCGCAACCTGGAAATTCTTGCCGACATCAAGCGCCGGACCGGATGCCGCATCCTGCTGGCGTTGAAATGTTTCGCCATGCACAGCGTCTTCCCCCAACTGCACCGGGTACTCGACGGCACGTGCGCGAGTTCGCCGCACGAGGCGCGCCTGGGCCGGGAGGAATTCGGCGGCGAGGTCCACACCTTCGCCGCCGCCTACTCCGAGGACGATGTGCGTGATCTGGCGGCAACAACCGACCACTTGGTCTTCAACTCGTTTCGCCAGTTCGATCGCTTTCGTGCCCCGGCCCAGGCACAGGCCGAAAGTCTCGGCCGCCGGCTCCGCTTCGGGCTGCGCATCAACCCGGAACATTCGGAAGGCGCCGTTGCCATCTACGATCCCTGCGCTCCCGGCTCGCGTCTGGGGATTCGCCGCCGGGATTTTCGGGAGGAAGACCTGGAACTGATCTCCGGACTGCACTGGCACAACCTCTGCGAACAGAACGCCGACTGTCTGGAACGGACCATCGGCGCCGTCGAGCACTCTTTCGGCCCGTTTCTGGCACGGATGGACTACATCAATTTCGGCGGCGGGCATCACATCACCCGCGCCGATTACGATCGGGAGCTGCTGGTCCGTTTGGTCAACGATTTCCAGCAGCGCTGGGGCGTCCAGGTCTACCTCGAACCGGGCGAGGCGGTGGCCCTGAACTGCGGCTTTCTCGTCACCACCGTGCTCGACATCGTCCAAGCCGATGGAGATATCGCCATTATCGACGCCTCGGTACCGGCCCACATGCCGGACGTTTTGGAGATGCCGTATCGGCCGCACATCATCGGCTCCGGACACCCCGGGGAGAAGCGCTACTCCTGCCGGATTGGCGGCCTGTCCTGTCTGGCCGGTGATGTGGCCGGTGCCTACTCCTTCGATCGACCGCTGCAGATCGGCCAGCGCTTGCTGTTCACCGACATGGCCATCTACACCATGGTCAAGACCACCACCTTCAACGGCGTCCAACTGCCCGCCATCATCCGCTGTGGCGCCGGCAATGGAAAACTCCGAGTGGTTCGGACCTTTGCGTATGAGGATTTCAAAACCCGACTGAGCTGA
- the speB gene encoding agmatinase gives MIPPPAFLASEPIRSAAAESFFHVIPVPFEQSVSYGAGTAQGPQAILAASSQLELFDGRSQPAELGIHTTDAIDCRGSAETVLNRIEERCRTVLAAGVLPVLLGGEHTVSVGALRAIRTAYPGPIGLFQLDAHADLRDSYEGSRLSHACVARRAHQDLGMTLFQFGVRALCLEEHRYREEHAIARLDAAAIHRDGVAALAVPNSFPDRIYLSLDVDGLDPAVIRATGTPVPGGPGWYDTLAALETVIAGRQVVGFDVVELAPRDDDHASAFAAAQLVYAVMGMIQRNRGAMVI, from the coding sequence ATGATACCACCACCTGCCTTTCTCGCCTCGGAACCGATCCGTTCCGCCGCCGCGGAATCGTTCTTCCATGTGATCCCGGTTCCCTTCGAACAAAGCGTCTCCTATGGGGCCGGGACCGCTCAGGGACCCCAGGCCATTCTTGCGGCCTCTTCCCAACTGGAACTCTTCGATGGACGGTCGCAACCGGCAGAGCTCGGGATTCACACCACTGACGCCATCGACTGCCGGGGAAGCGCGGAAACGGTGTTGAACCGAATCGAAGAACGTTGCCGGACGGTTCTCGCAGCTGGCGTCCTGCCGGTCCTGCTGGGCGGCGAGCATACGGTCAGCGTCGGTGCCCTCCGGGCAATCAGGACGGCGTACCCCGGTCCGATCGGTCTCTTTCAGCTCGATGCCCATGCCGACCTGCGCGACAGCTACGAGGGCAGCCGACTCAGCCATGCCTGTGTCGCCCGCCGCGCCCACCAGGATCTGGGCATGACGCTCTTTCAATTCGGGGTCCGCGCCCTCTGCCTGGAAGAGCACCGTTACCGCGAGGAGCATGCCATCGCCCGCCTCGACGCTGCTGCGATTCATCGTGACGGCGTTGCAGCCCTGGCGGTGCCGAATTCTTTCCCCGACCGCATCTATCTGAGCCTCGACGTGGACGGGCTCGACCCTGCGGTGATTCGCGCCACCGGGACACCGGTACCAGGCGGCCCCGGCTGGTACGATACCCTGGCCGCCTTGGAGACGGTTATCGCCGGACGGCAGGTGGTCGGCTTCGATGTGGTCGAACTGGCCCCCCGGGACGACGATCATGCCTCAGCTTTTGCCGCTGCCCAACTGGTCTACGCGGTCATGGGGATGATCCAGCGCAACCGTGGCGCCATGGTTATTTGA